CCTCGAAACGGCGCATTGATTGAAAATAGCCTCTTCGCGCGTTGCGTCGGAAGAGTTCTAAAACATTAAAAGAGTTCGAGTTCGCCCGTGCTCTCTTCGGCCTCGTTGATGTGCGCGACGAAATCGACGGGCGAGCTTGCACACACGCAAAGCGTCGCACCGAGTTGTACGTTTGCGCCGATGCCGATGCGAAAGGCTGCCAGATAGTCCGGCTTCAACTCCGTCAGATAAGGCACGCACGCGCCGCTAAGCTGATATGGCGTCGACATGCCGAGGTCCGGAAAGAACTCGACCATCTTCTGGTTGATCGCGCCACAGCACAGATTGCCGACTTCCATCAAGGCTTCCCCCAGCGACCGCTCTTCCGACTCGCGCAGGTAATAGTCGCGCGTGGTCTGATCGTCGTCGAAATGCAGCACGAGCAAGAAGCGGAATGCGATCGACGATATCGTCAGAACAACGATATGCGCCGCGAGCGCCTGATTGGCCTGCTGCGCATCGAGCGGCGCGATATCGCACGCGTCGGCGGAATCGATCGGCAAACGCGTGCGCGCGGAATGAAAAAAGATCCGCTCGATACTTTCTTTCGCTTGCTGACTGATCACGTCGTCGCCTGCTCTAACCGGGATTGAATCTGACCGGCGAGCGACTCCACGCTCGCCAGCGATGCAGCGATCATCTTGCCGCCCGCCTGAATGTCCTGAAACGTCGCGGTCGTGATAAGGTCGTTGCGGTTCAGGCTGTCGTGATAGCTCTTCGACAATTCCTGCGAGCGCGCCGCCAGCGTGCGCACTTCGCTCGCCACGATCGAGAACCCGCGCCCCGCCGCGCCCGCACGCGCGGCTTCGATCGATGCATTCAACGACACGATCAGCACATGACGCACGATCGACGACAACTCATTGTTCTTCGAGTGCATGTCGTGGTTCTGCGCCATCAGCGAGATCATCTGCTCGTGCCAGCGCTCGAACGTCGCCGACAGATGGCGCAGACGCCCCGCTTCCGTCGCAAGACGCGTGGCCTGCTGCAGCCATTCGTCCTTCTGCGCTTGCAACGCATTCAATGCGGCTCGCGCGTCTTCCGCGGAAACGGACTGCTCGGCGACATCGTCGCGCAACGTCTCGACGAGCGCGTGCAGTTCGCGCGCCTGCTGTTCGTGCTGGCGAATCTCGGCCGCATGACGTTCTTCTGCCTGCTCGAGCGCCTTGTTTTGCGAATCGAGCGCCGTCGCCTGCTGCGCGACGGCCTTTCGCCCATACCACCACCGATGGGCGAACACAGCCGCCAGCGCGCCTACCGCGCTGCCCGCCACTGCTGCCGCAATCACATACTGATCGACCACAACGTTCCCCGTCCTGCTATTCGAAGTGTGCGTTCGCCTGAATCGAACTCACGGTTTTCGCGGCATCTTCCATCGACGTACCGACGCTGTCGACCGCGCAGTGTTCCGGCAGATAGACGATCGTCTGGAACTGGCGGAAGTCCGCGCCCGCGTGATCGTCCGTGAAGCGCAATTCGATGCGGCCGCCTTCGCGCTTGATGAAATCGCGCACTGCGTCCATACCGACGCCGCGTCCCGAGACTTCCGTCACGTTTTGCGCCGTCGAAAAGCCCGGACGGAAAATGAATTCCGCCACGGCTTCGTCGCTCACTTGCGAATCGGGTTGCAGCCAGCCGCGATCGGCTGCAATGCCGCGAATGCGCGACAGCGCGAGACCGCGACCATCGTCGCTCAGCGTGATCTGCAGCGCGCCTTCCGCCACACCCACTTCGATATCGATCACGCCCGCTTCCGGCTTGCCGAGTTCAACGCGCTGTTCGATCGACTCGATGCCGTGATCGACGGAATTGCGCAGCAGGTGCATGAATACATTCTTGAGCGTCGTGCCCGCTTGCGTGCGAACGCGATAGCCGTTGTCGTCGATACGTACGGCAGGCGCCGCCTTGCCGAGTTCTGTAGCAAGCGACGGCAGCGATTGCAGCACGCCTGCAAGCGCATCTTCGACCTTCTCCGTGCCGAGCAGACGCAAGGTTCTGCGTACCGAATCGCGTGCCGTCAGCAGATCGCGCACGTCAGCAGGATTCGCTGCATCGAGCAGACGCAGGCTTTCCTGAATGTGCTCGCGATCCACCACCAGATAGCGTTCCGCGCTGTCGACACGACCCGCCTTGCGCCGGCCGAGGCTCACTTCGTTGATCGTCGCGTAGTGCTGCAGCGCTTCTTTCACGCGCTCGAGTTCGGCCATCAACTGTTCCTGATCCCACTCGTGCGCCGACTCCGGTTGACGCAGCGCGTCGTAACGCTGCTCGGTTTCGTGAACGATGCTGGTCAGATGCTGAAGGCTATACGTGCGCGCATTGCCCTTGATCGTGTGCATGTTGCGGAACAGTTCGGCAACGGCCGAGCCATCGGCATGCGTGTGCTGACGAATGATGCGTTCGTTCTCGTTGATGAAGCCCGTCGCGCTGTCCACGAAATGATGGAACTTCTCTTCGTTCACCGCGAGAATTTCGCCGATCATTTCGAGGCGACGCTTCTGCTCGCCCGCTTCCGCGGCAAGCTGGCGCAACTCCGTCACGTCGCGCACGCACAGCATCAGGCGCATCACGGTGTCGCTTTCGTCGGTGATCGCGGACCAGCTCAAATCGAGCGTCTTCTCGCGGCCATCGGGCATCTTGCGCGTCAATTCGTTGACGAGCAGATGCTGGTTGAATTCGAAGTTGATGCTGTCCTCACCGATGCACGCAAACACGGCAGCTTCGACTTGCGACACGACATCCGAACCCAGGTCGCAGTCTGCGAACACGAGATCCATCAACGGACGATTGGCAATGTCCTTCGTTTCGAAGATCGCTTCCAGATAAGCCGAGTACTCGGAGTGAATCACCGCGCCGTCGACCACAGTCAGAATGCCCTGCTGCATGTTTTGCAACATCGCCTGAATGTCGGCCGTCTTCTGCTTGAGTTGCGCGGAGCTTTGCTGGATCTTCTCGATCATGCCGTTGAACGCGACGATCGAATGACCGATTTCATCCATGCGGCCAACCGGCACGCGGCGCGTGAAATCCTGGCTCGATGCGATCTCGCTCATCATTACCTGCATGCGCGAAAGCGGTCGCGTGATCTGGCGATACAGCAGCAAGCCGATCGCGATCAGCACGAGAATTGCAGCACCCGATGCGCTGCCGATTGCCGTCGTCGTCGTCGCAAGGCCGGTGTTGAGCGCGTCGATAGCTTCGTCTTTCTGGCGGTTCTTTTCGATGCGCAGCGTTTCGACGATGCCTTCCAGTTCGTCGCGGTACTGCGCGACGTTCGCGAACAGATAGGCTTGCGCAAGGTCGTTCTTGCCTTCGGCCTTCATCTTCGCGGTGTCGTTGATCGCGGAGAAGTAGTTCGCGAGGCTGTCGCGCGCCTGCGTGACGAGTCCTTCCTGCGCGTGGCTCGCGGCAGCTTTGGCCTGTACGTCGAGTGCTTCGCGTAGCGACTTTTCTTTCGTGCCGAGTTCTTTTTGCGCCTGCTCGACCATGTTGGCGTCGGGCGCGTACACGAGCGTCATGGTCGCGAGCTGCACGTCCTTGACTTGCGAGACGAGGTCGGCGGAAGCCAGCGCGCTCGGCACGACGCCCTGCGTAACCTGCCTGACGTCGGCAGCGCTGCCGCGAGTTTGGTAGACAGCGTATCCGCCGATCGCCGACAAGGCGACCAGCATCAACACCACCAGTAAAGTGATGCGGTGACGGATGGTCATGTGGTATTCCCCGTGGTCTGTCACTGCACTGCGGCAGTGCTGCCCGCTCTGATTGGTCCATTTGGCGGGCGACGGGATTATCGTCGGCGGGTCATGACGAAGCTGTGACCATTGCGCATTCTTCTGCTGAATAAAACGCACAATAGAACATGTCTGCAAACGACGCTAAAGTTTTCGCAACGACTGCCGTTAACCGGCGCGCATTCGTTCCGATGCGGCCCCAACATGTTCTTTCATTTCATTTCTAGTTCGTCACGAAGGGCTTCGCGGCAGGTTCTTTCGGATTGACATTGAGGCGCTCGTATTCGGCGATCAATTGCGCGCCGAACAACATCAGCGTGGCCAGTGCTTCGAGGCTGAACAGAACGATGATGGCCGTTGTCAGCGAGCCATACACCACACTCACTTGCGACAGCGTCGCAAAGTACCACACGAGCACGCGCCGCGTGATTTCCCATAGCACTGCCGCCGCGACTGCACCAAAGAGCGCGTGCCACAACGTCGTACGCCCTGCGGGTATCACGAGATAGATTGCAGTGAGCACGAAGATCTCACCCGCAAGACCGAACAGATAAAGCACGACGCGCGTTGCGCCGGTGAGTGGAATTGCGTGGCCGAAGAGCACGACGCTATCGCTTGCAATCGCCTGCAAACTGCTCGACACGAGCGTCACCAGCAACACGCCAATACCAAGCGACAGACTGAACAGATAAGGCAATATCGCCGACAGAAGAAAATGCCTGCGCCGGATCGCTACGCGGTGCACGAAGATAATCGACAGTGCATTCTCGAGTACCGTGAATGCGAGCGAACTGAAGAAGATCATCGTCACGACGAGAAACCAGCCGATCACCGAGCGATGCGCAAGAAAGTTCGCCAACTCATTGACGATCGCTCGCGACTGTCCCGGCACGAGCCATTCGAGCAGACGCGCGAGCGTATCGAGCAACAGCTTCTCGCCGACGAAATGACTGAATGCAATCGCGACCAGAATCAGCAGCGGCACGATCGACAGCAACGCGTAGTAGGCGATCGCGCCCGCGAGCAGCAGCCCCTGGTTCTTGCGGAATGCCTTGATCACCTGCAACGCAAATCGCGCGGGATGCGTGGCGACGAAAACCAGCGCGCGATTCTGTGCCCTCTTCACGCGCTTCACACTTTTCACGCTCTCCACGTCGACCTCCGCTCGCGTCGTTGCGCTCGGACCCTCGACAACGAACAGAGCAAGCAGCAGTCCTGATCCGCACCGCCAATACTGAAAGCAAAAATTCAAATTGGGCGAACATTTGCTCATTGCTAGATCAAAAGAACTTAATCGGCGGTCCGACGCGCTCCTGATTTACCCCAATCTCACGAACCGGCGACACACTGGAATTGATGGCTCAAACCCTTATCCAGCAAAGGCTTCAGCGCAATCCGGATGTATCACCCGGCACGCGCCGCATCAAAACTCCACCTTGATTTTCGGAAGCGTCGCTGCTGTACTAACTAAAACAACTTGATTTAGTAAGGCCCGCATCGCCGGCAGTCAAATGTCCGGCGAATGCGCAAGAAGGCGCGATCAGCGCACGAATCAGCCGCTGAATCGACCGCTGATCACAACGTCGTTGTCAATCATCCGGAGGAGCGTCCCATGAACCCGATTTCCCGCAGGCCGCAGCGCCGCGCGTCCCACATTCAGCCCGTCGTCAAGGGCATCGCCGCTGCGTGTATTGCGGCGTCCGCGCTGTGGTGCGCGGGCACGAGTCTCGCCGCCGATCAACCGATCGTCGGCCTCATCACGAAGACGGACACCAATCCGTTCTTCGTCAAGATGAAGCAAGGCGCGGAAGCCGCCGCGCAGAAAGACGGCGCGAAGCTGCTGTCGGCGGCCGGCAAGTTCGACGGCGACAACGCCGCGCAGGTCACGGCCATCGAAAACATGATCACGGCAGGCGCGAAAGCGATTCTGATCACGCCGAGCGACACAAAGGCGATCGTGCCGAGCATCAAGAAAGCGCGCGCGGCGGGTGCACTCGTGATTGCGCTCGACACGCCGACTGAGCCGCAGGATGCAACCGACGCCCTCTTCGCCACCGACAACTTCAAGGCGGGCGTATTGATCGGCCAGTACGCGAAAGCGGCGCTCGGCGGCAAGCCCGCGAAGATCGCGACGCTAGACCTCGCGCCTGGTGTCTCCGTCGGCGTGTTGCGTCATAACGGCTTTCTGCAGGGCTTCGGCGTGAAGGAAGGCGATCCGTCGATCGTGTGCAGCCAGGACACGCGCGGCGATCAGGCGAAGGGTCAGACGGCGATGGAAAACTGCCTGCAGAAATCGCCCGACATCAACGTCGTCTACACGATCAACGAACCGGCAGCGGCAGGCGCGTATCGCGCGCTGAAGAGCGCGGGCAAGGACAAGAGCGTGATGATCGTATCGATCGACGGCGGCTGCGAAGGCGTGCGCAACGTGAAGGCTGGTGCGATCGCCGCGACGTCGCAGCAGTATCCGCTAAAGATGGCTTCGCTGGGCGTCGAGGCCGGCGTCGAGTACGCGAAGACGGGTAAGAAGGCCACCGGCTATCACGACACGGGCGTCACGCTGATCACCGACAAGCCGCAAAACGGCGTCGACAGCAAGGACACGAAGTTCGGCCTCGACAACTGTTGGGGCAACAAGTAAGGCAGTCACCACGCAGTGAAGGAGATGCGCATGGCGTGCATCTCCGCCAGTTCTCCCGCGTGAACACAGCGGTATTGCATCTGCCGCACGCGCATCACGCAATGCTTCGAGGAAACACATCATGTCGACTCCCACCGTTCCCGCTCACAATCAACGGCGGTTCGCCGATCATCTGCCGACGCTTGCTGAAGCGGGTCCGTTGATAGCACTCGTGCTCGCGTGCATCTTCTTTATTTCGCAGAGCAACCGCTTTCTTTCGTTCCAGAACCTGTCGCTGATTTTGCAGCAGACGATGGTCGTCGCCGTCATCGCAATCGGTCAGACGCTGATCGTGCTGACGGGCGGCATCGATCTGTCATGCGGGATGGTGATGGCGCTCGGCTCCATCGTGATGACGAAGTTCGCCGTCGTGCTGGGCGTGCCGCCCGCCATCGCGATCCTATGCGGCGTCGGCGCGAGCACGCTGTTCGGCCTGCTCAACGGCGTGCTCATCACGCGTATCAAGCTGCCGGCGTTCATCGTTACGTTGGGCACCTTGAACATCGCATTCGCCGTCACGCAGATCTATTCGAATGCCGAGAGCGTATCGAATCTGCCCGACGCGATCATGTTCTTCGGCAACACGTTCAATCTCGGACCGGCGACCGTCACATACGGCACCGTGCTCACGCTGCTGATGTATCTCGCGACGTGGTTCGTGTTGCGCGACACCGTGCCCGGCCGTCACCTCTACGCGCTCGGCAACAATCCGGAAGCCGCGCGTTTGATGGGTCTTTCCGCACAACGCATTCTGATCACGGTCTACACGCTGTCGGGCGCGATCTACGGTATTGCTGCGCTGCTGTCGGTGTCACGTACGGGTGTCGGCGATCCGCAAGCAGGTCAGACGGAGAACCTCGACAGCATCACGGCTGTGGTGCTCGGCGGTACGAGTCTGTTCGGCGGACGCGGCTCGATTGCGGGCACGCTTCTGGGCGCATTGATCGTCGGCGTGTTCCGCAATGGCTTGACGTTGATGGGTGTGTCGTCGGTGTACCAGGTGCTGATCACCGGCATTCTCGTGATTCTCGCAGTCGCCGCCGACAAGCTGTCGCGCCGTGGCGCACGTTGAACAGATATTCGAAGGAGCCTGTCATGTCGACATCCCCCTCTTCCGCCAACAGCGCTAACGGCAAGACAGCCGTTCTGCAGGCACGCGGACTCATCAAGCGTTATGGCCAGGTCACCGCACTCGACGGCTGCGACTTCGAAGTGATGCCCGGCGAAATCATGGCCGTGATCGGCGACAACGGCGCGGGCAAGTCGTCGTTGATCAAGGCGCTCTCCGGCGCGCTCGTGCCCGATGAAGGCGAACTGCTGCTGGATGGCAAGGCGGTCAAATTCCGCAGCCCGATCGACGCGCGCCAGCAAGGCATCGAAACCGTCTATCAGGATCTCGCCGTCGCACCTGCGATGAGCATCGCGGAGAACCTGTTCCTCGCACGCGAACTCGTGAAGCCGGGCTGGCGCGGCAAGATCTTCAAGATGATCGACAAACGCCGCATGCTCGACGAAGCGACCAACGCGATGAAGGACTTGCAGATCGGCATCCGCTCGATGCGCCAGGCCGTCGAAACGTTGTCAGGCGGCCAGCGACAGGGCGTCGCCGTGGCGCGTAGCGCGGCGTTTGCGCGGCACGTCGTGATTCTCGACGAACCGACTGCGGCGCTCGGCGTGAAGGAAGGCAACATGGTGCTGGAACTGATTCGTCGCGTGCGCGACCGCGGCCTGCCCGTGATTCTGATCAGTCACAACATGCCACATGTGTTCGAGATCGCGGATCGCATTCACATCCAGCGGCTTGGACGACGCGCGGCGCTTGTGAACAAGAACGACATCCACATGTCCGATGCCGTTGCCATCATGACGGGCGCGAAGCAGGCCGATGTTCGCGCGATTGCCTGATGCATGAGCACCACTAGCCAGAAAACGTCGATGGATACGGGCACACGCTCACCGCTAAAACGCACGGTCGGCTCGAACCAGGTCGGCATGCGGCAGTTCAACGAACGTATCGTGCTGCAGGCGATCCGTCTGCATGGACCGTTGCCGAAGGCCGACGTGGGACGGCTCACGCGCCTGTCGATG
This genomic interval from Paraburkholderia sabiae contains the following:
- a CDS encoding methyl-accepting chemotaxis protein, encoding MVDQYVIAAAVAGSAVGALAAVFAHRWWYGRKAVAQQATALDSQNKALEQAEERHAAEIRQHEQQARELHALVETLRDDVAEQSVSAEDARAALNALQAQKDEWLQQATRLATEAGRLRHLSATFERWHEQMISLMAQNHDMHSKNNELSSIVRHVLIVSLNASIEAARAGAAGRGFSIVASEVRTLAARSQELSKSYHDSLNRNDLITTATFQDIQAGGKMIAASLASVESLAGQIQSRLEQATT
- a CDS encoding ATP-binding protein, with product MTIRHRITLLVVLMLVALSAIGGYAVYQTRGSAADVRQVTQGVVPSALASADLVSQVKDVQLATMTLVYAPDANMVEQAQKELGTKEKSLREALDVQAKAAASHAQEGLVTQARDSLANYFSAINDTAKMKAEGKNDLAQAYLFANVAQYRDELEGIVETLRIEKNRQKDEAIDALNTGLATTTTAIGSASGAAILVLIAIGLLLYRQITRPLSRMQVMMSEIASSQDFTRRVPVGRMDEIGHSIVAFNGMIEKIQQSSAQLKQKTADIQAMLQNMQQGILTVVDGAVIHSEYSAYLEAIFETKDIANRPLMDLVFADCDLGSDVVSQVEAAVFACIGEDSINFEFNQHLLVNELTRKMPDGREKTLDLSWSAITDESDTVMRLMLCVRDVTELRQLAAEAGEQKRRLEMIGEILAVNEEKFHHFVDSATGFINENERIIRQHTHADGSAVAELFRNMHTIKGNARTYSLQHLTSIVHETEQRYDALRQPESAHEWDQEQLMAELERVKEALQHYATINEVSLGRRKAGRVDSAERYLVVDREHIQESLRLLDAANPADVRDLLTARDSVRRTLRLLGTEKVEDALAGVLQSLPSLATELGKAAPAVRIDDNGYRVRTQAGTTLKNVFMHLLRNSVDHGIESIEQRVELGKPEAGVIDIEVGVAEGALQITLSDDGRGLALSRIRGIAADRGWLQPDSQVSDEAVAEFIFRPGFSTAQNVTEVSGRGVGMDAVRDFIKREGGRIELRFTDDHAGADFRQFQTIVYLPEHCAVDSVGTSMEDAAKTVSSIQANAHFE
- a CDS encoding YihY/virulence factor BrkB family protein; translated protein: MKRAQNRALVFVATHPARFALQVIKAFRKNQGLLLAGAIAYYALLSIVPLLILVAIAFSHFVGEKLLLDTLARLLEWLVPGQSRAIVNELANFLAHRSVIGWFLVVTMIFFSSLAFTVLENALSIIFVHRVAIRRRHFLLSAILPYLFSLSLGIGVLLVTLVSSSLQAIASDSVVLFGHAIPLTGATRVVLYLFGLAGEIFVLTAIYLVIPAGRTTLWHALFGAVAAAVLWEITRRVLVWYFATLSQVSVVYGSLTTAIIVLFSLEALATLMLFGAQLIAEYERLNVNPKEPAAKPFVTN
- a CDS encoding sugar ABC transporter substrate-binding protein; translated protein: MNPISRRPQRRASHIQPVVKGIAAACIAASALWCAGTSLAADQPIVGLITKTDTNPFFVKMKQGAEAAAQKDGAKLLSAAGKFDGDNAAQVTAIENMITAGAKAILITPSDTKAIVPSIKKARAAGALVIALDTPTEPQDATDALFATDNFKAGVLIGQYAKAALGGKPAKIATLDLAPGVSVGVLRHNGFLQGFGVKEGDPSIVCSQDTRGDQAKGQTAMENCLQKSPDINVVYTINEPAAAGAYRALKSAGKDKSVMIVSIDGGCEGVRNVKAGAIAATSQQYPLKMASLGVEAGVEYAKTGKKATGYHDTGVTLITDKPQNGVDSKDTKFGLDNCWGNK
- a CDS encoding ABC transporter permease, giving the protein MSTPTVPAHNQRRFADHLPTLAEAGPLIALVLACIFFISQSNRFLSFQNLSLILQQTMVVAVIAIGQTLIVLTGGIDLSCGMVMALGSIVMTKFAVVLGVPPAIAILCGVGASTLFGLLNGVLITRIKLPAFIVTLGTLNIAFAVTQIYSNAESVSNLPDAIMFFGNTFNLGPATVTYGTVLTLLMYLATWFVLRDTVPGRHLYALGNNPEAARLMGLSAQRILITVYTLSGAIYGIAALLSVSRTGVGDPQAGQTENLDSITAVVLGGTSLFGGRGSIAGTLLGALIVGVFRNGLTLMGVSSVYQVLITGILVILAVAADKLSRRGAR
- a CDS encoding ATP-binding cassette domain-containing protein yields the protein MSTSPSSANSANGKTAVLQARGLIKRYGQVTALDGCDFEVMPGEIMAVIGDNGAGKSSLIKALSGALVPDEGELLLDGKAVKFRSPIDARQQGIETVYQDLAVAPAMSIAENLFLARELVKPGWRGKIFKMIDKRRMLDEATNAMKDLQIGIRSMRQAVETLSGGQRQGVAVARSAAFARHVVILDEPTAALGVKEGNMVLELIRRVRDRGLPVILISHNMPHVFEIADRIHIQRLGRRAALVNKNDIHMSDAVAIMTGAKQADVRAIA